One Methanolobus sp. WCC4 DNA segment encodes these proteins:
- a CDS encoding response regulator, producing the protein MCPKIMVVDDEPDTIDLIKLILESEDIEVIGAKSGFECLESIDREHPDAILLDIMMPDMNGWETFHKIKEIRPRLPVAMLTVKSQEFDKMLGLHVLKADDYITKPFSRKELIKRTKELLEMEFH; encoded by the coding sequence ATGTGTCCTAAAATTATGGTCGTTGACGATGAACCGGATACCATTGACCTTATAAAACTCATCCTTGAATCCGAGGATATAGAGGTTATTGGTGCAAAAAGTGGTTTCGAGTGCCTTGAGTCAATTGACAGAGAACACCCCGATGCCATTCTGCTTGATATAATGATGCCTGATATGAATGGATGGGAGACATTCCATAAGATAAAGGAGATACGTCCACGTTTACCAGTGGCCATGCTGACCGTGAAGAGTCAGGAATTCGACAAGATGCTTGGTCTGCATGTCCTCAAAGCAGATGACTACATCACTAAACCCTTCAGCAGGAAAGAGCTCATAAAAAGAACGAAGGAACTGCTGGAAATGGAATTTCACTGA
- a CDS encoding type II/IV secretion system ATPase subunit, with protein MDQEFQKAIQRNPHLGTYVKKFMQETGDDEPTFMVSLSKDIDPSKVNIILPVGDPVFVHLHGGDELGEIRYYGIEPELTPSDKAKYRAILDIVLEKSASEPVPETESELKELITKLLNSSVDVGAGGNIEDGDGGKFSFLQKFIPVQKKVPLTQGEYNKILYHIERDIIGSGPIEPIIRDPYLEDISSIGVNNVFIVHKIFDTIKTDLTFGDEQGLDDWLRSMSERIGRPVSDARPIADGALPDGSRINIIYPIDVSKRGSSFTMRKFSDVPVSITQLINWGALDAEMAAYMWMCLENGMSIFFSGETASGKTTMLNACLAFVNPKAKVFSAEDTAEVQPPQPVWQQLITREEGPPESRVDTFALLKAALRSRPNYIIVGEIRGAEGNVAFQGMQTGHPVLATFHASAVSKMIQRLTADPINVPVTFIDNLNIAMILSAVYRKGKFLRRALAIEEIEGYYEEIGGVATRAVFIWEPDTDTHKFRGLNNSYILEDKIASKLGYEDKRMIYQDLFLRAKILEEMRSRGIEDYYEVLEIIVNFYKHGVDGLPFSI; from the coding sequence ATGGATCAGGAATTTCAGAAAGCTATACAAAGGAATCCTCATCTGGGAACGTATGTAAAGAAATTCATGCAGGAAACCGGGGATGATGAGCCTACTTTTATGGTAAGTCTTTCAAAGGATATCGATCCTTCCAAAGTTAACATTATCCTTCCAGTTGGTGATCCTGTGTTCGTTCATCTTCATGGGGGTGACGAACTTGGAGAGATAAGATATTATGGAATAGAGCCTGAACTGACCCCTTCTGATAAAGCCAAGTATCGTGCAATTCTGGACATAGTACTTGAAAAGTCAGCAAGTGAACCTGTTCCAGAGACAGAGAGCGAACTTAAGGAGCTTATCACTAAATTGCTCAATTCATCAGTTGATGTTGGTGCAGGTGGAAATATAGAAGATGGAGATGGTGGGAAATTCAGTTTTCTCCAGAAGTTCATACCTGTACAGAAAAAAGTCCCTTTAACTCAGGGGGAGTATAACAAGATCCTCTACCATATAGAAAGGGATATCATCGGTTCGGGACCGATCGAGCCGATCATCAGGGACCCTTATCTTGAGGATATCAGCAGTATAGGAGTAAACAATGTTTTTATTGTCCATAAAATATTTGATACTATAAAGACCGACCTTACATTCGGGGATGAGCAGGGTCTTGACGACTGGCTCCGCAGTATGAGCGAGCGTATAGGCCGTCCTGTAAGTGATGCCAGGCCAATTGCCGATGGTGCATTGCCGGATGGCTCCCGTATTAACATCATCTATCCTATAGATGTTAGTAAGCGTGGTAGCAGTTTCACCATGCGTAAGTTCAGTGATGTTCCTGTAAGTATTACCCAGCTTATAAACTGGGGTGCACTGGACGCGGAAATGGCAGCTTACATGTGGATGTGTCTTGAGAATGGTATGAGTATCTTCTTCAGTGGTGAGACTGCAAGTGGCAAGACCACAATGCTCAATGCATGTCTGGCTTTTGTCAACCCTAAGGCAAAGGTGTTCTCTGCAGAGGACACAGCTGAGGTTCAGCCACCACAGCCTGTATGGCAGCAGCTGATCACCCGTGAGGAAGGTCCGCCCGAGTCCAGGGTAGATACATTTGCACTTCTTAAGGCTGCTCTGCGTTCCAGGCCGAACTATATCATTGTAGGTGAGATTCGAGGAGCTGAAGGTAACGTCGCTTTCCAGGGTATGCAGACAGGTCACCCTGTACTTGCGACTTTCCACGCATCTGCTGTATCGAAGATGATCCAGCGTCTGACAGCAGATCCTATCAACGTACCTGTGACCTTTATTGATAATCTGAACATTGCCATGATCCTTTCAGCTGTCTATCGTAAAGGCAAGTTCCTCAGACGTGCACTTGCCATAGAGGAGATAGAAGGCTATTACGAGGAGATAGGCGGAGTTGCCACAAGAGCTGTATTCATATGGGAACCTGATACTGACACCCATAAGTTCCGTGGTCTCAATAACAGTTACATCCTCGAGGACAAGATAGCTTCAAAGCTTGGTTATGAGGATAAGAGGATGATCTATCAGGATCTTTTCCTCAGGGCAAAGATACTGGAAGAGATGCGTTCAAGAGGGATCGAGGACTACTATGAGGTCCTTGAGATCATAGTCAATTTCTATAAGCATGGTGTGGATGGACTTCCATTTTCCATTTAG
- the flaJ gene encoding archaellar assembly protein FlaJ, which yields MSYEKAFKNLGMEPKAYAKKFAIPIIAFGFIFSILLFALLPTLFTGTTKLVPVLIPVVCIVFAFSYPLSILAAKASRIDNNMHYYITQMGSIATAETPRIDIVRIVSENEDYEELAEETKKIYDLVTVWHMSLAEACRFTSKRTPSIIFEDFLDRFAHALQSGEDVKTFLFAEQNVVMNEYEAMYNGALYTVEVIKELFVSLIMSLIFMASFAVIMPVITGMNAELLMGIVVLIFLVTDAVMLMFTKSKIPKDPAWSRSKNITENKLKLYRSVPISITGCIVVLIAVKLWGILYTPIETSIAVAMVLTPLIYTGHVSRKIEKAIRRKDENFPAFIRSLGSSAGARGGVIDEALKALRAHDFGPLTRDVDSLYKMLVTRIDKFSSWDYFSANTGSNLIQRFSGMFVQATNLGGQPEVIGDIIATNFHRIVTLRKKRSQSSGSLVGVLYGLTGGIGFTMYISLGVVGLMQEMFTSVEMPAGMSMGMILYTNVGSIDTLSNMVLAIMVGHSLMSALLIRIVDGGHMLSATTDFVIMVWISGASAVVTMAGVSSLLGLS from the coding sequence ATGAGCTATGAGAAGGCATTCAAGAATCTGGGCATGGAACCCAAGGCCTATGCCAAGAAATTCGCCATACCTATCATAGCATTCGGTTTCATTTTTTCCATACTCCTTTTCGCTCTTCTTCCGACACTTTTCACGGGAACCACGAAGCTTGTGCCTGTACTGATACCAGTTGTATGTATTGTCTTTGCATTCTCCTATCCATTGTCCATACTTGCTGCCAAAGCATCCCGAATAGACAATAATATGCACTATTATATCACTCAGATGGGATCGATCGCAACGGCAGAGACCCCGAGGATAGATATCGTCCGTATCGTTTCCGAGAATGAGGATTATGAGGAACTTGCAGAGGAAACGAAGAAGATATACGATCTTGTTACTGTGTGGCACATGAGCCTTGCAGAGGCGTGCCGTTTCACATCAAAAAGGACACCATCTATTATCTTTGAGGATTTCCTTGACAGGTTCGCCCACGCACTGCAGTCAGGTGAAGATGTCAAGACCTTTCTTTTCGCAGAACAGAACGTCGTGATGAATGAATACGAGGCCATGTACAATGGCGCCCTGTATACTGTTGAGGTCATCAAGGAACTCTTCGTATCACTTATCATGTCCCTGATATTCATGGCATCCTTCGCTGTTATCATGCCTGTTATCACAGGTATGAATGCGGAATTGCTCATGGGTATCGTTGTTCTGATCTTCCTGGTCACTGACGCTGTCATGCTGATGTTCACAAAGAGCAAGATACCAAAGGATCCTGCATGGAGTCGTTCTAAGAACATCACTGAGAACAAATTAAAATTATATCGTTCCGTCCCTATTTCAATTACAGGTTGTATTGTTGTTCTCATTGCCGTAAAGCTATGGGGAATACTATACACCCCGATCGAGACATCGATCGCTGTTGCGATGGTGCTGACCCCTCTCATCTATACGGGGCATGTTTCCAGGAAGATAGAGAAGGCTATCCGAAGGAAGGATGAGAATTTCCCTGCATTCATCCGTTCTCTTGGAAGTTCTGCCGGCGCAAGGGGTGGTGTGATCGATGAAGCTCTCAAGGCGTTGAGGGCACACGATTTTGGTCCTCTTACAAGGGATGTGGACAGTCTGTACAAGATGCTTGTTACAAGGATCGATAAGTTCAGTTCATGGGATTATTTTTCAGCAAACACGGGAAGTAACCTCATACAGCGTTTCTCTGGTATGTTCGTACAGGCAACCAACCTTGGTGGTCAGCCAGAGGTTATAGGTGATATCATAGCCACGAATTTCCATAGGATCGTCACTCTCAGGAAGAAAAGGTCCCAGTCCTCAGGCAGTCTTGTAGGTGTTCTCTATGGCCTGACCGGTGGTATCGGTTTTACCATGTATATTTCACTTGGTGTGGTGGGACTGATGCAGGAAATGTTCACATCTGTTGAGATGCCTGCCGGTATGTCCATGGGAATGATCCTGTATACGAATGTAGGTAGCATTGACACACTTTCGAACATGGTCCTTGCCATAATGGTAGGTCACTCTTTAATGTCCGCGCTTCTCATTCGTATCGTCGACGGAGGCCACATGCTGAGTGCTACCACAGATTTTGTTATCATGGTATGGATATCAGGTGCAAGTGCAGTTGTCACCATGGCAGGAGTGTCCTCACTACTCGGTCTTAGTTAG
- a CDS encoding ATPase domain-containing protein — translation MAHVHAFEIPRDDLNSKLGGGFPHGSLVVLEGGSGGGKSSISQRLTFGLIENDVSVTVVSTQMTTKGFINQMYSMDYPIAPYLLNGSLLFIPVIPLVQAAKSRVDFIERLMSAEELFEKDVIIIDTISSLIKYSANTEKSLDLISFFKKLNGMGKVIILTIESNQLSEEIASMFRSSCDVYMTLKTKPLGSEVKRTILVNKFTGAKAPVGQMIGFRIEPRVGLVVEIASVS, via the coding sequence ATGGCACATGTACATGCATTTGAGATTCCGAGGGATGACCTTAATTCGAAATTAGGTGGAGGTTTTCCACACGGTTCGCTGGTAGTTCTCGAGGGCGGTAGTGGCGGCGGAAAGAGTTCCATCTCCCAGCGCCTGACATTCGGGTTGATAGAGAATGACGTAAGTGTGACAGTTGTTTCCACACAGATGACAACAAAAGGTTTCATCAACCAGATGTATTCCATGGACTATCCTATAGCTCCCTACCTGTTGAACGGCTCACTGTTGTTCATTCCGGTAATTCCGCTGGTCCAGGCTGCGAAGTCACGTGTTGATTTCATAGAGAGGCTGATGTCAGCTGAAGAGCTCTTTGAGAAGGATGTTATCATTATCGATACCATATCCTCGCTGATCAAATACAGCGCCAACACAGAGAAGAGTCTGGATCTGATATCTTTTTTCAAGAAGCTGAATGGGATGGGTAAGGTCATTATACTGACGATAGAATCCAATCAGCTAAGTGAGGAGATCGCATCCATGTTCCGCTCTTCATGTGATGTCTACATGACCCTGAAAACGAAACCTCTTGGTAGTGAGGTCAAAAGGACCATCCTTGTTAACAAGTTCACCGGTGCCAAGGCTCCGGTGGGACAGATGATAGGATTCAGAATAGAGCCAAGAGTGGGTCTGGTAGTAGAGATCGCTTCTGTATCATGA
- a CDS encoding flagellar protein G, which yields MKRILPGERTGLLEDSGAETAITHMIFFIAAIILAISAVALITADVQSLVSSSGASSRLLSEQMRTDITIINDPETIPFDNSTQKYTFYAKNTGKTELVPDYVTVLVDGILIDPSDVDLSLDDGDIMWRPGYVLTMNVTTTPSPLGSGDHRIQVAAENGKSGAMSFET from the coding sequence ATGAAACGCATACTACCTGGAGAAAGAACTGGCCTGTTAGAAGACTCGGGTGCAGAAACGGCTATAACTCACATGATATTCTTCATAGCCGCTATCATACTGGCGATCAGTGCGGTTGCGCTGATAACAGCCGATGTCCAGTCCCTGGTCTCATCATCCGGTGCAAGCAGCAGATTGCTCTCCGAGCAGATGAGGACAGATATAACAATTATCAATGATCCCGAGACCATTCCATTTGACAACAGCACCCAGAAGTATACTTTCTATGCCAAGAACACAGGCAAGACTGAATTGGTGCCCGATTACGTGACGGTGCTTGTAGATGGTATCCTGATCGATCCCAGCGATGTGGACCTGAGTCTTGATGATGGGGACATTATGTGGAGGCCCGGTTATGTCCTGACCATGAATGTCACTACCACTCCTTCTCCATTGGGTTCGGGTGACCATAGGATACAGGTAGCTGCTGAGAATGGTAAGTCCGGTGCTATGAGCTTTGAAACATGA
- a CDS encoding isocitrate/isopropylmalate family dehydrogenase: MKLAVVEGDGIGKEVIPAAVEILDAFEMDIEKVPVELGYGRWERTGSAITDEDVATLKECDCVLFGAVTTPPDPNYKSVLLTIRRELDMYANIRPIRPLPSVKGIHERNDFNYIIVRENTEGLYSGIEEIGDEVSTTKRVITRKGSKRIADYACKLANNRMRKLTIVHKSNVMKADKLFLDVCRESATGAGVVHNDELVDSFAYNLITSPWNYDVIVTTNLFGDILSDMSGALVGGLGLLPSANIGDKHAFFEPVHGSAPDIAGQNRANPIATILSLKMMLEWHGDVAEAAILEEAVDSALNMGICTPDLGGRHTTSEVGNIIAKYIRTRLE; this comes from the coding sequence ATGAAACTTGCTGTTGTAGAAGGCGACGGAATTGGTAAAGAGGTTATCCCGGCAGCCGTAGAGATACTTGATGCCTTTGAGATGGACATCGAGAAAGTACCTGTTGAACTGGGTTACGGCAGATGGGAAAGGACAGGTTCAGCAATAACCGACGAAGATGTGGCAACATTGAAAGAATGTGATTGCGTGCTCTTCGGCGCGGTGACAACACCACCGGACCCCAATTACAAGAGCGTGCTCCTCACCATCCGCAGGGAACTGGATATGTATGCGAATATACGACCCATACGTCCATTGCCCTCTGTGAAGGGAATTCATGAGCGTAACGACTTCAATTACATCATTGTAAGGGAAAATACGGAAGGCCTGTATTCGGGAATCGAGGAGATAGGGGACGAGGTTTCCACCACAAAGAGGGTCATCACGAGAAAAGGCTCCAAAAGGATCGCTGACTATGCCTGCAAGCTTGCGAACAACAGGATGAGAAAACTGACCATTGTCCACAAGTCCAACGTAATGAAGGCAGACAAGCTCTTCCTCGATGTTTGCAGAGAGAGCGCAACTGGTGCAGGAGTCGTACACAATGACGAACTTGTAGACTCATTCGCTTACAACCTTATCACATCACCATGGAACTATGACGTTATCGTTACAACGAACCTCTTTGGAGATATCCTGAGTGACATGTCAGGTGCACTTGTCGGCGGACTGGGGCTTCTCCCCAGTGCAAACATTGGCGACAAACATGCATTCTTTGAACCGGTACACGGAAGTGCACCGGATATTGCAGGACAGAACAGGGCAAACCCCATAGCCACTATCCTTAGCCTCAAGATGATGCTTGAATGGCACGGAGATGTTGCTGAGGCAGCCATATTGGAAGAAGCTGTAGACTCTGCATTGAACATGGGTATCTGTACACCTGACCTCGGTGGCAGGCACACTACATCAGAAGTGGGCAATATAATTGCAAAATACATAAGGACAAGACTGGAATAA
- a CDS encoding FlaD/FlaE family flagellar protein has protein sequence MAGLSDKIKKVTSALSKKGKKKEADSPFGSEAPPFLQSTPDLGSVPDLSAGFPPGGPPGIGAPPGPPGVDSPQFPPGMGAPGGPPGALPGPGVQQVQQSSVDNEMVEENRKKLKDVETKVSKADVTLSMVQKDNEDIRKTVDKIDQSVLELLSLYEIVSNQVNPFVGDDAGSRDTIERFEKTDKRITELGDMLVLIKNELDTTNQKLSMPTGISEEVNTRMQDLESKMDAFADAMVMMHEGIEKLTARSEEISTRTDVLDQNIVDLAEATANISLRIDELEKNGPVSKRAKSAEESTESAFSDEEAAEEGETDVAGASKKMALPMVRLESIKADPTSVVVLLNWIEFLMERVGRNNLMDALDYYVDIGWISEDVMSEIMAYARGIDYYVEKPTWRLLPEDHTKSLLFIERLSGRKIDRNMLSSIDREMAKVKHGLEELYGI, from the coding sequence ATGGCCGGATTAAGCGACAAGATAAAAAAAGTGACTTCCGCTCTTTCGAAAAAGGGCAAAAAAAAGGAAGCCGATTCTCCATTTGGCTCAGAAGCCCCTCCTTTTCTCCAGAGTACTCCTGACCTTGGGTCAGTTCCGGACCTGTCCGCAGGATTCCCTCCAGGTGGTCCGCCGGGTATAGGTGCTCCACCTGGTCCACCGGGTGTTGACTCTCCCCAGTTCCCACCGGGTATGGGTGCCCCGGGCGGTCCTCCAGGTGCTCTGCCAGGTCCTGGTGTACAGCAGGTTCAACAATCATCTGTCGACAATGAGATGGTAGAGGAGAACAGGAAAAAGCTGAAAGATGTAGAAACTAAGGTCTCAAAGGCAGATGTGACCCTGAGCATGGTCCAGAAGGACAATGAGGATATCAGGAAAACTGTTGATAAGATAGACCAGAGTGTCCTTGAACTGTTATCCCTCTATGAGATCGTCTCCAATCAGGTCAACCCTTTCGTGGGTGATGATGCAGGTTCCCGCGATACGATAGAGAGGTTCGAGAAGACTGACAAGAGGATCACTGAACTGGGTGATATGCTTGTTCTTATTAAGAACGAGCTTGATACAACGAACCAGAAGCTGAGCATGCCAACAGGTATCTCAGAAGAGGTAAATACAAGGATGCAGGACCTTGAGTCCAAGATGGATGCCTTTGCAGATGCCATGGTAATGATGCACGAAGGCATAGAGAAACTGACCGCCCGTTCAGAGGAGATCTCAACAAGGACCGATGTGCTTGACCAGAACATAGTGGATCTGGCAGAGGCAACAGCCAATATCTCCCTGAGGATCGATGAACTGGAAAAGAATGGACCTGTATCAAAAAGGGCTAAAAGTGCTGAGGAATCCACTGAAAGTGCTTTTTCCGATGAGGAGGCCGCAGAAGAAGGGGAAACCGATGTTGCAGGTGCCTCTAAGAAGATGGCCCTGCCAATGGTGAGGCTTGAATCCATCAAGGCCGACCCTACAAGTGTTGTTGTCCTGCTCAACTGGATAGAGTTCCTGATGGAACGTGTTGGAAGGAACAATCTGATGGATGCTCTTGATTATTATGTTGATATCGGATGGATAAGCGAGGATGTCATGTCTGAGATCATGGCTTATGCACGTGGTATAGATTATTATGTTGAGAAGCCTACATGGCGTCTTCTTCCTGAGGATCATACGAAATCCCTGCTTTTCATTGAAAGGTTATCCGGACGTAAGATCGACAGGAATATGCTCAGTTCCATAGACAGGGAAATGGCAAAGGTAAAGCACGGACTGGAGGAACTCTATGGGATTTGA
- a CDS encoding methyltransferase domain-containing protein: MARKKTFKTEMISDKDGIRFATPEPVAEYRAKRLQCKVIADISCGIGGQAIYFAKRCDRVYAIEIDPKKIEYAKKNAKIMGVDNIEFITGDALAPETIAQLPELDVVFSDPARPPAEKERSIDNLSPSIPEVMKAYADKSSNFAFEAPPQLSPEKIPYDCEKEYMSLEGKLNRLDLYFGELKKADISAIALPGEAIIQGSGEPASVKVTEQPQTYTYEPEECVTKAGLLEQLASSFNENEDEVSIYRIDNKRILISSDRPLESSLFKNGYKVAKIMGFDIKKINSYLKKNSFGTVIIRAAIDPEKYWDVRNTLENNLKGERKAHLFVKGNDAIICEVLDQ, from the coding sequence GTGGCACGTAAGAAAACATTCAAGACCGAGATGATATCCGATAAGGATGGTATCAGATTCGCAACCCCGGAGCCTGTTGCAGAGTACAGGGCAAAAAGGCTGCAATGCAAGGTCATCGCAGACATCAGTTGTGGTATCGGAGGACAGGCAATATACTTCGCAAAACGATGCGACAGGGTATATGCAATAGAGATCGATCCCAAAAAGATAGAATATGCAAAGAAGAATGCAAAGATAATGGGTGTTGACAATATCGAGTTCATTACAGGAGATGCGCTTGCACCGGAGACCATTGCACAACTGCCTGAACTTGACGTGGTCTTTTCAGACCCTGCAAGACCTCCTGCGGAAAAGGAGAGAAGCATCGATAACCTGAGTCCTTCCATCCCGGAAGTTATGAAGGCATATGCAGATAAGAGTTCGAACTTTGCATTCGAGGCACCTCCCCAGCTCTCACCTGAGAAGATACCTTATGATTGTGAGAAGGAGTACATGTCACTTGAAGGAAAGCTGAACCGCCTGGATCTCTATTTTGGCGAGCTTAAAAAAGCAGATATATCCGCTATTGCCCTGCCAGGTGAAGCGATCATTCAGGGATCAGGTGAACCGGCTAGCGTTAAAGTTACAGAGCAACCGCAAACCTATACCTATGAACCGGAAGAATGTGTTACAAAAGCTGGCCTTCTTGAACAACTTGCATCATCCTTCAATGAGAATGAAGATGAAGTTAGCATCTATCGTATAGATAACAAAAGAATACTCATCAGTTCTGACAGACCACTGGAATCCAGTTTGTTCAAGAATGGATATAAGGTTGCAAAGATCATGGGTTTTGATATAAAGAAAATTAACTCATACCTGAAAAAGAACTCATTCGGTACGGTCATCATCAGAGCTGCTATAGATCCAGAGAAATACTGGGACGTGCGCAACACACTGGAAAACAATTTAAAAGGGGAAAGAAAAGCGCATCTTTTCGTCAAAGGAAATGACGCGATCATATGTGAAGTGCTGGATCAGTGA